The Bombus affinis isolate iyBomAffi1 unplaced genomic scaffold, iyBomAffi1.2 ctg00000064.1, whole genome shotgun sequence genomic interval attaaacctttttcatctcttaagaatcttaatttaatgttatagacctatgataatatcattgatatacgacacttgcgattccttttacttttctttttctgctattcttctctgctgttgaatcaacatttcaacatttttcaggaagattaaaatactaatagcgttacaagttacatttgattacaatcaacaacacgattacttgcacatatatttattatcattgacgaatatttatacatagtatataatgcatgatgtaataataaatataatatattcgtaatatttgctagtttttattaagaaaatattaaacgttgtcgtaggtccgccgtggcgatgccagacgatctctcgagaacgtgaacaaatggaacagaaagatgctgtcctcgaaggacgtaaatcacgatgttgctgtatggttgacgcggttagatataggaggtccttctggttacgcacctgtgtcaggagtatgcgatcccgcgagatcgtgcgcgttaaatcgagacgaaggcttgaccagcgcctttatcatcgctcacgaagtagcacacatgtgagtgtcccatatgttgggatatcgttggcaaactgaaatatttataactggcctgggtatttacgcagagaccgtgtgctatttatttatgcaaatacgtacttttacgaaaataatatgaaaaatgaaatctccataggagaacttattatctttaccgaatatcacaacgagtactgtactttgaatctgccatagatttttgcgtattatgtgcgttcttgcggCTTTGCGATTCCTATCTATTTGTAACATAAATCTCTTCTAGATCCTCTTGTttccaaattatttattattattattattattattatatatatatatatatatatatatatatatatttccaaattagtctcaatttttaccggtgtaatcatgatagacacgtctcgttacattgaagtgaagtgaagaaaaacactaacacacataatatatattcgcaaaaatcttctatctaatattttcgtcaactactgtatacacatttattagatatttgtgtgagattaaaatcgacagatacgataaaagaatattgtagaggtgtagcaataagaaagtacaaggaaagtatagctcgttaatttgaattacaccagattgtcagtcatctattaggtcgtgttaatctctgaataaattcttaaataaataagtgttaattaAACGAGAGAAACTTAGCATTTATTAGTATTTGTGCTTCTACATTACATAATGAATAGGTCTTTTGGGGAAGAAATTCTtagataaagaagtgttaattaaactagagacacttaacatttattagtATTTGTGCTTCTACATTACATAATGAATAGGTCTTTTAGGGAAGAAATTCTtagataaagaagtgttaattaaactagagacacttaacatttattagcatttgttcttccccattacttcttgaataggtcctttagggaagaacagagagacggttcgctggattccgtctgcttttgattcttggtatttgaaaaccaatttgtcactttgcctgacattggtttgttcggagataccgagggctttccgctcgacccggaagcccccgtatcgtttcccttttgcgccgttaacatcttctcaattgcgctaccaaatacctacggacaaaattgttcttataaatttatgaatattatgtgtttacgtatttgaatgaaaatttttatgaaacgagatttcgcgttaaaatacgtaatagtagatacgATAACTTACACGTTCTTTTTACCAAGatgaaaatgtatatgtaaatttacttgatgtatatgtaaatagaaatatttatatgtaatatttatatgcttgtatttaaaatattttcatgcttaaagaataaaggtcataatgttataaatatttaaatccttgcacctctcctttatcgcgtaagaaagagaaactaaaagtttcactccagagaatgagcttcgttctaaaacaaatcaaataacatatatttaagtatttaactgttatttaatattcctaatattcctaataatatttaatattcctatattattaatatagatgagaagtcgataagatagtttacaatcatcaagtacagtatcgcagatccaccatcaaagatcagtaatattaaaataaaattcatgttggattaaaagtgtggttaagttggggctaaccccaaatttgcaaaatttgacctaagtcaaaaaatggccatttttgcacctcctcgcgaacgaaaaattcttgtgcgacgtttaagagaatttatcaaaaaaaagaaagaattattagcatttatacgaaatgtgacatggaagttgaaaaagatgagtgtagagatgaaaaaattaagcagaggtcaaacgtacgcgctacacttgatctttatattctttaaattttgatccagctgataaatcagtaattaaaccaagggaactaagtttgaaatcaagcgaatctgaaatactatcagactgttgctacgtgagaacaatagccatcttgtacttcgtatttgctcgattccaaactctaatcgatataccagcagaatttaccagcaaaataattattcagagattctgtcggtaaaacaattgaagtttaaaatcgaacgaatccgaattactgcgagatcgttggtggctattgttctcgtagcaacaaactgatggtacttcagattcgtttgatttcaaactacaattgatttatcaatagagttgtcgaagaattattttgtcgatatcggtgtagaacaatagccaacaacgatctcgctgtactttATATTTCGTCtgttacaaacgtcgattcatttaccagcagagcatctgaagaattatttcacatggatcatgtagcaaaaaaacgaacacgaaaatggaactgtaataacattttttattccttgttgagggccgttcttaaacattttgcaggaattttcccttcgcaagaagatcgaaaaataaccacttttgacgctctgttttcatcccatatgaattttatctttaatattaccgattgataataatgtcactgcgatattgtccgcaatgatagcaaattatcttctccacgtttcacctatatcgataatacagaatatcaaacaacaattatttaatttcacgttgttgttgaatttattaatttttacgataaagtgcattctctggaagagattttacgatttacgattttctttttcattcctcctttcacctacgatggctcttaaacaagaaacgatatcgtaacgagaaatacaacttacctgagcgtccactttggttccactagtgttgtcccatacgactttgtgtttgacctcgctattaggggactttttacccaacgttttcttcaccgccttcactaccttcgatttatcgaacctaagacttaaactggccgttactaaatcttctggcttcttcgacatcggttggtgtctcttcgtgaaccaattcgacggtgtcataaaggtcgaaatagcgtcTTTCGAGAAttcgctaagcttacttttagctccgtgcaatgtcgacacgtcgaagctgttggaacggaagctcttcaatcgacttcctttctgttcggtcgtttttccgggccagtttgatttgctatcgtcctgcgaactcggcgcttcctcgccgcatcggttgatttccgtcgcagaagacgctaacgagcttaggatcgatatcagatccgtattagagcagacaatgcccgcagcaccggaaacggatgcactcgcggctcttggcagttccgagacgcgctttcggagagaagacgtcggcgaaaccgacggagtaggcatttcagagaatcgttgtttcggctgttgagtgtaacgttgagcggaactgttaccctccagcggctgtatttcgtacacttgctccgtcgacgtcctgtacatccttaagcgcacctggcaaacggattgcttttattcgaaagacagtttcttttttatcataattcgtgcgttatgatacatgtttcagttcgttcgtgagtgccgaggcgtgcagacgtgtgtccagtgccctacaaagtccacaaagcagcacgtgaccatccagttgctgctgagtgccgagacgtgcagacgtgtgtccagtgccctgtgaagttcacaaaactccacgtgacgcccatctgtcgaaagcgaatccaactaacctagccagggctTAACAGCCTCTCgcctagttctttcacactgaattaactagctcgatgatggctctatcattcctaacaggctccccggagctaaattataacaccgccatttttcctcccccgtggcaagagggcaacacatctatcctggtaaacgaccatctcacgaaaaaacgaaagctcgaaccaaccaagacaaatgtaaacaagagtcaaactaaaccaccagccagccaggtgaccacctacaatagattctcaatactggagtccacggaagactccatgattacaaccgaaaaggtaaataatctccatacacaaagaattccccctctcCCGCcgatattcattgacgacgtaatcgacatacagtcaatgattaagactatcgaaaaagacatcagcaaagaggactacaagttaaagattaacaacaaccacgtgaaaatactgccgacccatccagacgcctatagaaagttaaccaagctactaaaaacgttaaacgctaaattccacacatatcagctcaaacaagaaagaccatttcgagtggtgctacggaacatccaccactcagtcgatctagacgaactaaagtgcgaactgttaaatcacggccacgaagtaactaacatcagcaacattaggcatagaatcacaaaaaacccactatccttattttttatagacttaaaacaaaaaacaaacaacaaagagatctacaacatcaatcggctgatgaactccatagttaagttcgagccacctcttgtaaagaaagaaataatacaatgcaaaaggtgccaaaggtacggccacacgcagaaatactgcaatcataacttccggtgcgtaaaatgtgcaggtaatcaccccactgaccaacgcactaaatccccggaaacccccgccaagtgtatccactgtcaaggagagcatcctgcgaactacaaaggatgctcagcctacaaaacactacataatataaagtatccaaaactgagacccaaggacataaccatacaagaacctaaaccccaaaaac includes:
- the LOC126926928 gene encoding uncharacterized protein LOC126926928 isoform X1 — protein: MYRTSTEQVYEIQPLEGNSSAQRYTQQPKQRFSEMPTPSVSPTSSLRKRVSELPRAASASVSGAAGIVCSNTDLISILSSLASSATEINRCGEEAPSSQDDSKSNWPGKTTEQKGSRLKSFRSNSFDVSTLHGAKSKLSEFSKDAISTFMTPSNWFTKRHQPMSKKPEDLVTASLSLRFDKSKVVKAVKKTLGKKSPNSEVKHKVVWDNTSGTKVDAQVFGSAIEKMLTAQKGNDTGASGSSGKPSVSPNKPMSGKVTNWFSNTKNQKQTESSEPSLCSSLKDLFKK
- the LOC126926928 gene encoding uncharacterized protein LOC126926928 isoform X2 gives rise to the protein MYRTSTEQVYEIQPLEGNSSAQRYTQQPKQRFSEMPTPSVSPTSSLRKRVSELPRAASASVSGAAGIVCSNTDLISILSSLASSATEINRCGEEAPSSQDDSKSNWPGKTTEQKGSRLKSFRSNSFDVSTLHGAKSKLSEFSKDAISTFMTPSNWFTKRHQPMSKKPEDLVTASLSLRFDKSKVVKAVKKTLGKKSPNSEVKHKVVWDNTSGTKVDAQNEAHSLE